From the genome of Alicyclobacillus sp. SO9:
TCTCACTTTCCATTTCACGGCGGCAAGGGTTTCTATTTTACCCGAATGCACGCTGACAGAGCGTATGTAGTGGCCGTAAAAACAAGAACAGGGTATCCCGGCGGAATGTATATCAGTGCTGAGGTGCCAACGAGATCGGTCCGATCCATTCAAATTGGCAATAAGGAAATGGTGTTGGTTGTAGGTGAAACGCACAAGGCCGGTCAAAGCCTGGATACAACCAGCCACTACGAAGCACTTGAGCGTTTCGCTAAGAACACGCTCGACGCCGAACAAGTGGTGTACAGGTGGTCCACACAAGATTTGTCCACATTGGACAAGGTCCCTTACATCGGTGAACTCTCTTCTGGCAATTCAAACGTACTCGTGGCAACCGGATTTCGCAAATGGGGTATGACAACAGGAACGACCGCTGCATTACTCCTGTCCGACATTGTTCTGGACAAGCCGAATCCATACAGAGAGTTGTACTCTCCTTCCAGGTTTTATCCAGACCCGAGTCTGAGGACATTTCTGTCTGAGAATGCAAATGTGGCTGCCCACTTGATAAAGGGAAAGTTTAACTTCCCTCAAACAGAGGTACAAGACGTCGCCAGCGGTCATGGCAGTGTCATTACGTTCAATGGAAAAAGGGCAGGAGCCTACAGGGAGAAAGATGGAACCTTGTACGTCGTGGACACTACGTGTACACACCTTGGTTGCGAGGTTGTATGGAATGATGCGGATTCGTCTTGGGATTGTCCGTGCCACGGATCCCGTTTTACCTACGACGGCCAAGTCATGGAAGGCCCGGCCCGCGCCCCTTTGGAAACCCTCTGGCGAGAGTCCGCAGAAACCCGCAACAAGAACCACAAGCACTGATTCTCATGGGCCATACAGCCTCTGTCAGCAACAGGGTTGCCACCGTGAAACAGAACTGTCAGTTGCGATGATGCTTCACGCTGCGCGGCTGCAGAACATAGTGTAAAGCCATCAACAGAATACCCAATTGAAGAGAGATATCAGCGAGGTTAAAGACACCTCTTCCGTGCGGCAAATGAAACATGTCTGTCACATAACCATAAAACAGCCGCCCAAACGTGTTGCCGAGTGCACCGCCAAACAGAAAACCCCAGCCAATATAGAACAGTATGGGATACCTCCCTGCGGCATAGCGAAACCACATGATGGACAAGCCGACAATGACTGCTAATCCTATCCCCGTTAGCAGCAAGCGATGATGAGCAAGCGTCCCCCCCATCGCACCGTAGTTGTGCAAAGGAATAATCTGCACGATTCCGTAGCGCCCGCTAATGTCGCCTCTGTTGATAAGAATTTTTATCGTTCGGTCGACCGCGAAGACGATTAAGCCGAGAACGATACCAATACCTTTAGCTCTGCGTACATGATTGTTCAGTGTACCCACCCCAGCTCTATTATCAATACTTGTAGTCTAATCCATTGTCGCAAGATAATCTCAAAGCTCTCTCAGATGCAACGATTGAAGGCCGCAGCTGTCTGAAGAGAGAAGAGAAAACAAGGCATTCGCGGAGTCCTCAGGAGGTATTCGTGCATTTTCTATAGTATGCCTTTAAATACGACTGTACCTCCAATCACGCTGCAAGGAAAAAGAGGGGGATATGTAGTGACACCAAAGATTTATCTTGCATTGGGGGATTCCATCACAGCAGGCCACGGCGTGACCCATCCTAGCCTAGCCTTTGTTCGACACGTCAGTGACTTTGCACAAAAGCAATTGTTAGCCGACCGTACGGTAGTCATTGCCAAAAACGGATGGACAACGAAAGATATTTTGACAGCCGCAAACAGAATAAGCCCAGGAATATGGCAGCAAACAAGTCTTTTGACACTCATGAGCGGTGGAAATGACTTGCGAAAACTACTTCGACGACAGTACCTGTCTCTGTCAGGCCAACCGATTTCCCCAACATCAGTCTATAAGCGACTTCAAGAGTTTGGTTATCATATGGATGCACTGTGTGCACATATCGCAGAGCAGCGCATTCCACATGTCATTGTGGCTACGGTGTATAATCCAATTCCAAATTTTCCGCTGGCCGTTCGCGCAATCGATGCCCTAAACGGCATTGCTCGGGAGATTGCCGAACACTACGATTTTACCGTGGTGAATGTACAAAAGAAGTTTTTAACCCATGAAGCGTACTATATTGAAGGGTATAAAACAGGACGTTTCGAAGACCTAATGTCTCCGATTCGCCGCCCTATTCATCCAAACAATGCAGGGCACAAGCGAATCGCAGACACCATTACTGAACACCTTGCCAGAGACTTGGCAACCAAGACAAAGCGCCCCCGCAAGAAGAAACGACATGCAACAAAAACAAGAATCTAGTCGTCGTCGACCGTTCAGAATTGCCGTTTAAACAGAGAAAGACCGACAGGTCCGACTTGCACGTGGTAGTTTCGCCCAAATGCAAGACCGACGGCCCAGTACCTGGGTGTCCATTCAACCACCAGACACCTGCGTTTCATGTTGACCGTTGCGAGCGTCTTTTGCCCCATGTCTTCACCTCCGCACTCATTTCTCCATCAATCTATGCCTGTGTTTTTTAAGCGGATACCTTCGTGCACCTGCCCCACAAATCCGTAGTCGCGCTCACATACATTGAGATTGACAATGACAAATAACTCGAACTGAGGTGATGGTAAATGAAGCTTAATACCATAATAAAACTGGGATCGCTCGCATTTAATGTCGCCCAAGATGAAAAAATCCGTGAACTGGCAAAGCTCGCACACAACGGGGCCAAACGTCGCGGATTTTACAATCAGTCAGCAACTCCACCGCAGCCTCCCCAATCCTATTATCCTTACTACGGAAGGCCAAGATGGTAGAAAATCACGGGATTTGGGCCCCTTGAACGCTCAAGGGGTTGCTCTGTTCTATTCGACAAGAACACGGACACGAAACCATGCATTGTAACCTCGGCCTTCAGTCTCTTGTGAATAACTATGACGTTTTGACGTGCTTCAGAATCAGCGATTGACCCCGTGGCACGCAGTCATTATACTGTGTATTAAGTGTACCAGGTGTATTGGTACACATGATTGAAAGTGAAGTGAACCGCATGTGGCTCAACATTAATCCCAGAGCTAGTGATCCCATATACCTGCAAATCATTCGAGGCATCAAGTCGGCAGTTGCTCGAGGACTTTTGTCCCCCGGAGAGAAGCTTGCTTCCGTTAGGGAATTGGCTACAGAACTTACTGTAAACCACAACACAGTGGCGCGGGCGTATCAAGAACTGGAGAGGGACAGAGTCATTGAAGTGATTGTTGGTAGAGGAACTTTCGTAAGCTTGAATCCAATTCCGCCAAACTATGAAGAACGGGTCATCAAGATACAAAACGATGTCAAGACGATGCTTGTCGAAGCACACCATTTAGGTATGACTGCAGCTGGATTTCTCGAGATGGTTCGGGGCATTGTCGAAGAATGGAACGTGACCGAGGAGGTTCAAAAGGATGACCAACGAAATTAGTCGGTTTTCACAGCAGCTTACGAGCCAAAATGTGGTCGGAGTCCACAATGCTTCTAAAACAACAACTGATGGAACCGACATCTCGAATACCGTAAATGTATCTGTGACAAGAGAAAAGGTGACAAGTAGTGAACCATAATCGCAATACCCCTCCACTGAACGCGGAAGTGAACCCCAAAGTGGAACTGCTTTACAGACAGTACGCTTCCGATGTGTACGGACTTGCCTTGTCATCCATGCGCAATCCAACGGATGCTGAGGATGCAGTGCAAGAGGTATTTCTCCGCGTCTTGAAAAACTGGAGTCATTTTCGAGGTGAGGCCCATGTCAAGACGTGGATTTTTCAAATTGCCCGCAACTACCTGATAGATGTAAGTAAGAGAAAAACAAGAACGAGGAGATTAGCACTTGAGATGTCCCGCCAGCCGGCCTTCGACCAGCTTGAATCAATCATAGAAGTGAAAGACATGTTGAACGATTTGTCACAGAATCAAAGAGAAGTGATTAACCTCCGTATTGTTCATGACTTATCAGTAGCCGATACGGCGCATGTGATGCAGTGCTCCGAAGGAAAGGTTCGGACAGATACGCATCGAGCACTGAAAACATTGAGGGGGATTGCCAGATAGGTCCATGCTATCTACCAATCCTCTTGACAAAATGCT
Proteins encoded in this window:
- a CDS encoding GntR family transcriptional regulator, whose translation is MIESEVNRMWLNINPRASDPIYLQIIRGIKSAVARGLLSPGEKLASVRELATELTVNHNTVARAYQELERDRVIEVIVGRGTFVSLNPIPPNYEERVIKIQNDVKTMLVEAHHLGMTAAGFLEMVRGIVEEWNVTEEVQKDDQRN
- a CDS encoding RNA polymerase sigma factor yields the protein MNHNRNTPPLNAEVNPKVELLYRQYASDVYGLALSSMRNPTDAEDAVQEVFLRVLKNWSHFRGEAHVKTWIFQIARNYLIDVSKRKTRTRRLALEMSRQPAFDQLESIIEVKDMLNDLSQNQREVINLRIVHDLSVADTAHVMQCSEGKVRTDTHRALKTLRGIAR
- a CDS encoding FAD-dependent oxidoreductase, which encodes MPALPYWLDSVELPTFPSLHHDTEVDVAIVGGGITGITAAYLLANEGLDVALLEADTLSNGTTGHTTAKLTAQHGLIYDELMQHMGKEKAKLYYESNIEALEFIRQTVESEQIECDFTEEDAYVFASSDKQAVKVEQEWYAYRRLGIDGNLVQDIPLDIDVHNAIVMNHQAQFHPVKYLLHLVEDIVNQGGRIYEGTVAVNVEDGDRPVVVTRNGYRVSAKKVLSCSHFPFHGGKGFYFTRMHADRAYVVAVKTRTGYPGGMYISAEVPTRSVRSIQIGNKEMVLVVGETHKAGQSLDTTSHYEALERFAKNTLDAEQVVYRWSTQDLSTLDKVPYIGELSSGNSNVLVATGFRKWGMTTGTTAALLLSDIVLDKPNPYRELYSPSRFYPDPSLRTFLSENANVAAHLIKGKFNFPQTEVQDVASGHGSVITFNGKRAGAYREKDGTLYVVDTTCTHLGCEVVWNDADSSWDCPCHGSRFTYDGQVMEGPARAPLETLWRESAETRNKNHKH
- a CDS encoding signal peptidase II yields the protein MGTLNNHVRRAKGIGIVLGLIVFAVDRTIKILINRGDISGRYGIVQIIPLHNYGAMGGTLAHHRLLLTGIGLAVIVGLSIMWFRYAAGRYPILFYIGWGFLFGGALGNTFGRLFYGYVTDMFHLPHGRGVFNLADISLQLGILLMALHYVLQPRSVKHHRN
- a CDS encoding SGNH/GDSL hydrolase family protein gives rise to the protein MTPKIYLALGDSITAGHGVTHPSLAFVRHVSDFAQKQLLADRTVVIAKNGWTTKDILTAANRISPGIWQQTSLLTLMSGGNDLRKLLRRQYLSLSGQPISPTSVYKRLQEFGYHMDALCAHIAEQRIPHVIVATVYNPIPNFPLAVRAIDALNGIAREIAEHYDFTVVNVQKKFLTHEAYYIEGYKTGRFEDLMSPIRRPIHPNNAGHKRIADTITEHLARDLATKTKRPRKKKRHATKTRI